The window TTTATTCCCTGCTCAAttgatcaaaaaaaaaaaaaaatagtcccTACCCGTAGGCCGTATCATTAGATATATATGCAATAATTTTTAGATACCTAGCCTATATAATATTGGCTATATCAAACATTCATAGAATACGAATAAAATATTACAGGATATCATCATGTTTTTTTCACTTATTTTTTAAACAAGCTCCACGAAATGGATGAATCGGCAGAAACTTTAAGGAATTAAGGATTGTTGGTTGCAGCGATCAAAACTTTAGCTTGGCTCGACAAGAAGCTTAGCTTGCTGCAGCAACTACTTTACATCCTCAAATAATTTTAAGGCAGAGTAATAATAGGGGTCTGGGACAAATAATCCAACACTCCATGCATAACACCCAATGTCTTACTCCTCTATTTCTCTGTCCAAGTGTCCATAATGATTGGCATTGTTCGTTGGCTGACTGCTATTTTGTTTTAACTAAAAGTTTGTAAATTTTTTAAGAACGATCCTTTCGCTCGAGTCTGAAAAATCAGTTTCATGAATTATAAGTTTGGTATGTAATTACACAACCGCATAAACAGTacccaaaaaactgaaaaaccaaacaaatattaaatttatttcgGTATGATATTTGGTATATAACCTTTTTAAAACCGAAAATAGCAAATCGAAGTCTTTCAAAACCGTATCAAACCGACTAATTAACTCCCCTACCTATCTAGTATATCACTACTTACCATGGAAAGAATTACATGTTGAAGCAAAGAATCATAGGCCACGTATCCCTACATCCAAATCGTGATGAACAAAAATTGGAGGAAAAAGAAAGGTTTGCGTCTCTATTTAGCCCATGCAACTGAATCGATCTCACCCTGAGCAGCTCTGTACAACTCAAGTCTCTTCGCCAGAGAGATACGACGCTGCATTATTGCTGGGTCCTCATCCAGCAAAGTACCCAGCTGTTTCCCCTGCAGAAATGGttgaaaagagaagaagagaagaatcAGAGATTATCGTTGATACATCAAAGTCATCATCCGTCGATATGCTCTCTTCTCCCAacggacccccccccccccccacacacacacacacacacacaccgaGAAAAAGAAGTACAGTTCCCAGGTTAGCCAAACAGTGAGATGCGAAATTCTCACCTCTTTCTTGCCCAAGTCGGTGAAGAAATGATCAAGCAAGCTGCGTTTGGCCTCCCGTACTTGACAATAAACAACAGATTTAGGAATGGAAttcctcaaagtagcacaaaccATATTGACATAAGACAACACATTCGATCCTGTTGAGAAAAGAGCCCATCAGAGGGGACACACAAAATAAATCACATGCAATAACGCAGTCACGGTGCCAGCAAATTTCAAAAGACTAATTGAAAGACCAATGAATTTCAAGGATAAAAGCTAATTCAAAACTCACCTATCCTTCGAAGATAGGAATCATTATACCGGTCAAAAATTGAATGTGTTGGATTTCCTCCCTTCTCAATATCTTGAGGAAGTTTCCGGAAGAAATCTACAGTCAGGTAACTACACTCCATTTCAACCAGCTGAAGAGTTGCTTTTTTGCTTTCATCCCTCATCCTTTCTAGTGATTCAACAGCTGCACCGTTGACCTCAACTCTAAGAGAAGGATATTGCTTTAGCTCCTGCCAATAACAAAAGGCACAGTATGTGAATTATTtgtaccctttttttttttttgataaggtaaaggTTTTATTGATAAATGTACCAAGATGGTACATAAGATTACACCAGGATCAGACAACACCTATAATAGCATACTTTCAGTTACAAGTTGCTTAGCACATCCAAAAACTCCATATATTGATCTAGACTTTCAACTAAACATTATTTGTACCCTTCTAACTGTTTAACAAAACTTAATCATGGTAACGAGATAATTCTTCAACTTTTTCCATGTCAGAATCACTGAGCACGATCATTATTGGGGGTTCATTCGTTTAACTCCACCAGAATGaacttttaaaatcataaatgagAATGGCCGAGATTTATGACAAACATTAAAGCTTTTCATATATCTCGAACTCAAAATAGTAATTTTAAAAGGGAAGTGAACATACTGCAGTCTCACTAATTGACTTGTGAACCAGTTCCTTCAGTATAGCATGAACCTGAAAATGTTGCAGATGAAATAGTTAAAGAATTGTTTTGCCAACTGCACCAAGAGATGTGCCCATAACACTGAACAAAAGCCCCAGAGTACTCTAATTAAACAAGGTCAAGCACAAAATACCTTAATAATTTTCTCCACCATTAAGCGCTTAACAACAACGCAGTCTCCACAGTTCGTCTCAGTTTAAAACATAATAATGTAATTGATAGTTAAATACTGCTGGATTTACATAGTTCAACTTTTAGAAGGTACAcggcaaaaacaaaaataaaacctcaTACTTGTCATTCCAGAACAAAATGAGTTCAACAGAGTAGACATTCTAACTTTCTCGCAAGTTCTCATTTCTACAGAGAAACAACTGGTTTCTAGGTCAACTTACATCCCCGTTCATGTAAGATTACATCTTTCTTTAAGTACGTTGTTTCAAATACAAAGAAAATCCAAATAGACTTAAAACTAACATATCGCAGACAGTAGGCCTTGTCTTTGCGACATTTAAACTGTGAAATAATCAAACTTCTCTATAACAACTGTCCTCTATACCAACACTTCACTATAACGGCCAAATTTTTTTTAACCAATATTTCATGTTATGCTATAATATATGTCCTCTATAAAAGCAATTTGCTATAGCAGCCAAAAAACGTCCGGACAAATGACACCATTATAGAGAGGTTTTAACTGTATCACACACTCAACAGCGAGCAGTGATTGCCCCTCAAGAGTTCAAAGTCAGAGATCCCATTATACAGTCTTTAACATACCCCACTACTTAAAATAGAAGCCTGGAATAAGAATCATCGAAAGGCAGAGGAAAAGACAAAGAAGAGGCAAAGGGGAACTGGAAGGAGATCCTTAACACTAAGAAAATTGAACAAAGCTAATCAAATCGTTCACGCGGAGAACTCTCGTTAGTTGCAACTAGAAACATATCAGAGAGAATTTAATTCCGTACCGCATCAACGGCTGCTTCAGCAGGACCCTTCATAGAAGTCAAGGAGGATTCAATAAGACGACGATATCCTTGCTCAGGAGCAATCAAATGTGGTTGGTATCCATCAGCTTCAGTTATAAGTTTCCTTACATTGTCCATTGAAAGTTGCTTATCAAATTGCAATCTTTTCAATGCAGCTGGAAGCTGATTATCAAAGACATTATATATTTTATCCCCACCAGGTCGACTGCAACAAAAATAGGATTAGAACACAGCAGCATATTTTATTACTGTAGATTAAAAAGACGGAAGCGGCGGAGAATACTTACACTCCATCAAGATGTTCTTTGAAGATTCCATCAAAAGTACGACAGACTTCCATAATCATGTACAACTTTCCCTGCATTGACAAATTTAAACATGCACAACAAAGACATCACATACATTGTATAGCCACAAGAAAGCAAACATACATTCTGAAAGCTAACATGAAAAGTACAGAACCAACTCATTACAGCTAGAGTAAAATCTGTCTGGCAAAATTTGATAACCAATTCAACAGAAAATTCAAGATGATACTTACTCCAGCATCTGTCGCAATGGGCTTCCCAAGACGGCTCAATTCATTTTCTAGCTCAATGATGGTCTTGTTGATAAGAGACTGAAGACCTGGAATTCTTGACTTGATAACAGACTCCAAGTGCTAAATAGGCATTAACGAGGTTTTAAAAAAAAGACAAGTTAGTAATCTGGAAAATTGAAAATCATGACTACGCCAATTAGGGAAAACATTAAGACCTTGACAGCTTCATTTAAAGCATAAATAAAAACAAAGAATTTTGTTGAAAAAGTTATATAAATACTTGTTCTCAAACTTTCTTCAGAGGACAGGAAATAAATTTAGAAAGAGAGGGCACATGCACTAATTAAAAACGTTTCTGCACGAAGGGCACTTAAACAACAATTCAAAATAGAAAAAAGACATTCTTTGAGAATATAACATACTTTTGACATAACTTTCCCAAGATGTTCTGAACCCATCCTGTTGGCCATATGCCTGTACTCAGGGGTACTAGAAAAATACTCCTTTTCTCTACGCCTGGCAGCAATCATGTCAACGTTTTTATTAATATCTTGTTGAGAACGATTGACGACACCTATCCATGGAAATTGTAGTTTATATGCTCTTCCTTCCAAGATCTGAAAATCCAATAAGATGATTTAACATAACAACCATCGCAAACCTTTATAAAGTGTGAATAAACATTTGGCTATTTGTTCAAGAAAAGAATTAGGTAGTATCCAACTGAGCAGCAAAGGGAAATGTTGACAACTACTCATTAATCTATTCCAAAAGGTAGTATTCTGAAATGCTCAGACAAGAACTCAAAGAGAAAGATAAGGATAGGTGTTTCCAACTTTCCATCACATCTTATATCTTGAAACCAAACCATGGCTATTGTTTTAGATTGCTTACTTGAGGGCTTATCATTTAGTCAAATATAAAAGCATATACAGACACTAGTAGTTCACATAAAACACCATTCAAAAAGCATATTTTCCTCTCCTGATGCTCCTTTTCCCATAAACCAGGAAGACGCCAACAAAATTGAACAGATTAAATTTTCATTTTGGATTGCTGTAGCAAGGACGATGCCTCACAATTGTCTTTGATAATAAAATCCTTAAAGTGAGTTCAAAATTAATGACAGATTTACAAGATTTTAGATCCCTTTAGTATAATTTCATTTTTCACTTAACTGCACATTGAGATTTTGTTTAAACTTTCTTACTTTGACATGTTCGTCTAAACAACCTTTTTTCTTTATACAGAACATACTTCTGAAAACAATAAATTTGCAATACTAGAGAAAGTATGCTAccagactcttcatttgtcttgAAGCCCCCCTGAAAATGGGTGGGATAGGCATTTCATAAAGATCCTTCGAAACGCACAAGAAATCTACTTTGTTAGTTTCATTGTATAAATAGTAGTAAATAACCCTAATCCCGTATGTATTAGGAGTAGGATatgtattgtatatatatatatggcccATTGTATCATTGTCTAattaatcaataatattttctcccatgcattctcacatggtatcagaactTCAGTGAGAAAATTATCGTTGTGCATCATTCCAGCGGCCTCCAGGAAGAAAGACCTCGTTGCCGTGCAATTTTCCGGCGATTTAAGAGGCTGCCCGTAATAAAAAGTCACTTTTcgtcagtgttgtgcaaaaaccaacaccaccacgaaGTAGATCGGCCTCCGGCGACCAACCCTCTAAAATATCTCCGGCAGAAAAGCTGCCACGCGCCGGCAGAAGAAATTTTCCGGCGAGCGCGTGAGGCCTCTTCGGCCATTTTTTGGCCGAGCTTCTTCAGGACAGCCTGATCGCACTGAAATTCCGACCATTTTGAGTTTTTCCGGCGAGCTACAGTGctttttccggcgtgaacagtgaTTCCAGCAATTTTCTGCTTTTTCCGGCACGATATTATAATGGAATTCGTACCTGAAGCCTTTAATTCACAATCCGTTGGATTAAATGCAATAAATCCAATCCAGATGGTTTCTTTACcggattatattgagttccttcagtacaaaACACGTAAACAGACATCTTCAAGATTAACCTCCGTTGTTTCAACAAATAGTAGCATGACTGATGTCTCCCAATCTTTACCttctgagtcttgggtcattgattcaggtgcatctgatcatatttctggtaataaatctcttttcactagtaTCTCATATTCTCAATCTCCTCCaacagtcacaatggccaatgggtctcaagccatggcaactgcaataggtcaagcaagttcacttccttccttacctttagactcagttctttatgttcctggtagtccttttaatctcatagcggttagtcgcttagccaaatcacttaaatctgctgttttatttcttgatgaccttaTTTTTATACAAGAACGCAGTAcagggcggatcattggtaccggacGTGAATCAAATGgattttattaccttatccttgcaaaATCACATGGACTCGCATCTTGTCTTCCTCCAATAACTTCTCccgttactgattcaccagatttattacataaacggttaggacatcccagtttgtcaaaacttcagaaaatggtacctgGCCTATCTCACTTGTctactctagagtgtgagtcgtgtcagctcggtaagcatacccgctcccattttccGCGGCATCTTGAcaatcgagcagagtcaccttttactttagtccattcagatgtttggggtcctagtcgggttaGTTCTACCttaggattccgctactttgtcagtttcattgatgattattccaggtgcacttggatatttttgatgaaaaatcgatctgagttgttttctatttttcagaCCTTCCATgttgaaattcaaaatcaatttgggatttctatccgcacatttcgtagtgataatgccataaagtatttgtcttccccatttcagtAGTTTATGAACTcccatgggattattcatcaaacatcttgtccgtacacatcccaacaaaatggggtagctgaaagaaagaatagacatcttattgaaactgctcgtaccctactcatacaatctcatgttccgctgcgtttttgggggatgcagttcttacatcttgttatcttattaatcgtatgccatcttcagctatccaaaatcaagttccattctctgtcatgtttccccgcttacctttgttctctcttccaccccgtgtCTTTGGGAGTACGTGCTTTGTTCATGACCTTACTCCaggaaaagataagttagctcctcgtgctcttaagtgcatATTTCTGGGTTACTAGAGAACGCAAAAGGGATATCGATGTTATTCTCTTGACCTTCAGCAATTTCTTATGTCTAGTGACCTTGTATGTCGGTTGTGCCGGTCCCGCTATGGTcaaaagcagtctcctcgagcctggtttggtaagttcagcatagttattcaggagtttggtatgactcgtagtgaagctgatcactctgtattTTATCGACATTCTGCTTCAaatctctgtatttatctggtcgtttatgttgacgatattgttattaccggcaatgatcaggatggtattagtaagttgaagcaacatctctttcagcactttcagactaaggatctgggcagattaaagtattttcaGGGTATtaaggtcgctcagtctagctcaggtattgtgatctcacaacggaagtatgccttagatatTCTTAAAGAGACAGGGATGACAGGTTGTAGACCTattgacactccgatggatccgaattctaaacttctgctaGGACAGGGAGAGcctcttagcgatcctgcaagatataggcggttggttggtaaattaaattacctcacagtgactagacatggcatttcctttcctgtgagtcagtttatggattctccatgtgatagtcattgggatgcagttgtccgcattcttcggtatataaaatcagctccaggaaaaggcttattgtttgaagatcgaggccatgagcagattgttgggtactcagatgctgattgggcaggatcaccttctgatagacgttctacgtctggatattgtctcttagtaggaggaaatttggtgtcttggaagagcaagaaacaaaatgtggttgctcggtctagtgcagaagcagaatatcgagcaatggctatggccacatgtgagctaatttggatcaaacagttgctcaaggagttgaaatttggtgagattagtcagatgggacttgtgtgtgataatcaagctgaTCTTCATATCGTGtcaaatccagtgttccatgagagaactaaacacatcgagattgactgtcactttgttagagaaaagatactcttgggagatattgctacaaaatttgtgaagtcgaatgatcagcttgctgatattttcaccaagtccctcactggtcctcgtattagttatatatgtaacaagctcggtacatatgatttatatgcaccagcttgagggggagtgttagtttcaTTGTATAAATAGTAGTAAATAACCTTAATCCTGTATGTATTAGGAGTAGGATATGTATTGTATATATATAGGGCCCATAAATCCAAATTTATGTTAGCCACAAAAAATGGTGTTTTTTGTTCCATCTAACCAAATGAGTATTGTTTCACATAGATATTATTTCACCGTGGTAGATACAAAAAGTATGTATTTGGTATTCACTGAACATTGATAAATATCATCATTTCCCTAGCCTGACTAAACTCAATTAGCACTTAGCAGAGTGTCAAAACTTAGCCTAAATAATTGAATCAAAGATGATATGAGGGTTATGTGATGGAGAACTCTTCCCCAAAGTTCTCCAATGTAACTATCAACAAAAAGCATAACTTGTCAATAACGCCATGTATACATGATTTCCCCCAATCATTTACGAGACCAACTTACAAGTCACAATGTGGATTTACAATCTAAGAATGAAAATTCAAGAAGAGTAACCCATGCTCGGCTTCTCTTGAAAGAACTATACCAAAAAACCATGTACAAAGGAGCTCCAACATTCACGTTTACTAAAGTTGAACCATGCTTGGTGCAAATATACTTTTACCAAACAAACAAAAGTAGGAAGTAATCATTATCTAACCAAATAACAAACTTACATCGACAGCATCAGTACCCTTATCCATAAGATCAATCTTTGTCAGAACACCAAATGTCCTTTCCCCTGAGGCAAGAAGACTTTCAGTGTTAAACGGCAATATTTATCATCTCATTTACCAAAATACTCTTGaaataacaatttataattcAGACTATCTCAAAAAGTAAGACCTAGCATGGTCTATTGGATTGTTACACAAGATAACACAAAAGGAAAGAGTGGCAAATGCAAAAAGATAATGATTCAAGCAAAAAATCTAGCTACATTATTTGCTCAATCAATAATAATTTAAATGAGACCGAAACCCAGAGTTTCCTAATATGCACAAGATACTAAGATTTGGTCTTAAATACTGTTGGATTCAATGTGTACAAGAAAAAATTATTTCTCTTCTCAGTTCtatttttaatttcttgtttcatctttattttccatGAAATCCAAGTCTTCTTCCTCTTG of the Nicotiana tabacum cultivar K326 chromosome 7, ASM71507v2, whole genome shotgun sequence genome contains:
- the LOC107768072 gene encoding dynamin-related protein 5A — translated: MENLIQLVNRLQRACTALGDHGEESALPTLWDALPSIAVVGGQSSGKSSVLESIVGKDFLPRGSGIVTRRPLVLQLHRIDEGREYAEFGHLPRKRFTDFAAVRKEIADETDRETGRSKQISSVPIYLSIYSPNVVNLTLIDLPGLTKVAVEGQSESIVADIENMVRSYIEKPNCIILAVSPANQDLATSDAIKISREVDPKGERTFGVLTKIDLMDKGTDAVDILEGRAYKLQFPWIGVVNRSQQDINKNVDMIAARRREKEYFSSTPEYRHMANRMGSEHLGKVMSKHLESVIKSRIPGLQSLINKTIIELENELSRLGKPIATDAGGKLYMIMEVCRTFDGIFKEHLDGVRPGGDKIYNVFDNQLPAALKRLQFDKQLSMDNVRKLITEADGYQPHLIAPEQGYRRLIESSLTSMKGPAEAAVDAVHAILKELVHKSISETAELKQYPSLRVEVNGAAVESLERMRDESKKATLQLVEMECSYLTVDFFRKLPQDIEKGGNPTHSIFDRYNDSYLRRIGSNVLSYVNMVCATLRNSIPKSVVYCQVREAKRSLLDHFFTDLGKKEGKQLGTLLDEDPAIMQRRISLAKRLELYRAAQGEIDSVAWAK